One window of Biomphalaria glabrata chromosome 6, xgBioGlab47.1, whole genome shotgun sequence genomic DNA carries:
- the LOC129926914 gene encoding uncharacterized protein LOC129926914, whose amino-acid sequence MILQIVVAISLMQYVSSQCSYSSWMSSFDSKGQSKCNEINAYINGLDRNVVVNWGDDPLIYLEGAECCQPPSPWNTVEQQVVYEDWTSALDNDYSWAYCPVGYFLQGLYRSDTGWPRWSGYLFNLEHARCAKPANHPLNYGKCEYVDISVCMSQKRKCFCPDDYFITGLYRADGDDLYFLKKLYCCTLVEKELVMDEKSKIQTHIMDTTLWNMATLAHYMGYGWCYGCHGMAVGEDFNRNGDTWEADTHSFWGSGCNGDKNGERLNLVFGDWGFAVKEIIYGKSVVDELQAESVDIGELYNNATSTSTESIDRTKTVQDSVTHSTTSTFSNSHELGIELNFQIASVSGKASYTTKFEYSTSGTNTKTLDKTQGFSKQSSITLGPKEGARYEIIMSKSRTTVPYTAIITTKFSTEMRGFLRWEDGNGNFHQKYRTNRDRPTYNFRFGNANNPFYKDLKKQSDNNDGVWMWGMLFQKFPDARRVINRLTDETQYEFTLKGRLEKVEGTYISVKWDKLKQNRRDVSKDKLPSRNITTYIAKASHADKPVVVEYPQVKLNKQEPFKPIQIPVTGLKV is encoded by the coding sequence ATGATTTTACAAATCGTTGTGGCCATCAGCCTGATGCAGTATGTCAGCTCTCAATGCAGCTATTCTTCATGGATGTCCAGCTTTGATTCAAAAGGACAATCGAAATGTAATGAGATCAACGCTTACATCAATGGACTGGACAGAAATGTCGTTGTCAACTGGGGGGACGATCCTCTCATTTACTTAGAAGGTGCTGAATGTTGTCAACCCCCTTCTCCTTGGAATACCGTGGAACAGCAGGTAGTCTACGAGGACTGGACTTCTGCGCTAGACAATGATTACTCCTGGGCTTATTGTCCTGTAGGCTACTTCCTTCAAGGCTTATACAGGTCAGATACTGGATGGCCAAGATGGAGTGGCTATCTTTTCAACCTCGAGCATGCAAGATGCGCCAAACCTGCCAACCACCCATTGAATTATGGGAAATGTGAGTATGTTGACATAAGTGTCTGCATGAGTCAAAAACGTAAATGTTTTTGTCCAGATGACTATTTTATAACCGGACTGTACCGAGCTGATggagatgacctttactttttgaaaaaactTTATTGCTGTACATTAGTAGAAAAAGAGTTAGTCATGGACGAGAAGAGTAAAATACAGACGCACATCATGGACACGACATTGTGGAATATGGCTACCTTAGCACATTACATGGGTTATGGCTGGTGCTATGGCTGCCACGGAATGGCTGTTGGTGAAGATTTTAATAGAAATGGGGACACATGGGAAGCTGATACACACTCGTTCTGGGGCTCAGGGTGTAATGGTGATAAAAATGGCGAAAGACTCAACTTGGTTTTCGGAGATTGGGGATTTGCTGTCAAGGAAATTATTTATGGGAAAAGTGTCGTAGATGAACTTCAAGCAGAAAGTGTAGACATTGGAGAACTTTACAATAATGCGACTTCAACTTCGACTGAATCTATTGATAGAACTAAGACGGTCCAGGACTCTGTCACTCATTCTACCACTAGTACTTTTTCCAACAGTCACGAACTTGGAATAGAACTAAATTTTCAAATTGCGTCAGTCAGTGGAAAAGCTTCTTATACGACTAAATTCGAATATTCAACATCAGGTACAAACACTAAGACTCTTGACAAAACTCAAGGCTTTTCTAAACAATCTTCAATCACGCTTGGACCAAAGGAAGGAGCTAGATACGAGATAATCATGAGTAAAAGTAGAACAACTGTACCATACACTGCAATCATTACCACCAAGTTTTCTACAGAAATGAGAGGATTCTTGCGCTGGGAAGACGGTAATGGTAATTTCCATCAAAAATATAGAACTAACAGAGATAGACCCACCTACAATTTTCGCTTTGGAAACGCCAACAATCCATTTTACAAAGATCTTAAGAAACAAAGTGATAACAACGATGGAGTCTGGATGTGGGGAATGTTATTTCAGAAGTTTCCAGATGCACGTCGAGTTATCAACAGACTTACTGATGAAACTCAGTATGAATTTACTTTAAAAGGGAGATTGGAAAAAGTTGAAGGCACATATATTAGTGTGAAGTGggataaattaaaacaaaatcgcCGTGATGTCTCTAAAGATAAGCTTCCTTCAAGAAACATCACAACTTACATTGCTAAAGCAAGTCATGCTGATAAACCAGTTGTGGTTGAGTACCCACAGGTTAAGTTAAATAAACAGGAACCATTTAAACCTATTCAGATTCCTGTCACAGGATTGAAAGTCTAA